One window from the genome of Elusimicrobiota bacterium encodes:
- a CDS encoding BrnT family toxin produces the protein MRGLKFAWDASKERGNLRKHGVSFIEAAKAFQDPHARRFYDLRHSEDEDRFILLGMSPSARLLVVCHCHREEVSTIRIIPARKANGQETQDYERQRFDA, from the coding sequence ATACGGGGACTGAAGTTCGCCTGGGACGCGTCCAAGGAGCGCGGCAACCTCCGAAAGCACGGCGTCTCCTTCATCGAGGCCGCGAAAGCCTTCCAGGATCCGCACGCGCGCCGCTTCTACGACCTTCGCCACTCCGAGGACGAGGACCGCTTCATCCTGCTGGGGATGAGCCCCAGCGCACGACTGCTCGTCGTCTGCCACTGCCACCGCGAAGAAGTCAGCACCATCCGGATCATTCCAGCGAGGAAAGCCAATGGCCAAGAAACGCAAGATTACGAAAGACAAAGATTCGATGCGTGA
- a CDS encoding antitoxin, with protein MRDRYDFSKMKSVRNPYYGRLKRPITIRIEDGSLVYFKTLAEEYEMPYQSLINMYLRDCAQKRKKPRTKWEP; from the coding sequence ATGCGTGACCGCTATGACTTTTCGAAGATGAAGTCGGTGCGTAATCCGTACTATGGGCGCTTGAAAAGGCCTATCACCATCCGCATAGAGGACGGCAGCCTCGTCTATTTCAAGACGCTCGCCGAAGAGTACGAGATGCCCTACCAGAGCCTGATCAACATGTATCTGCGGGACTGCGCCCAGAAGCGCAAGAAGCCCCGAACCAAATGGGAACCGTAG